Proteins encoded together in one Flavobacteriales bacterium window:
- a CDS encoding dipeptide epimerase, whose amino-acid sequence MRIHRVVLHPLTIPLKAPFVTSLGALHEVTNVVVQVHTADGRVGWGECSPFWTINGETQETGLAVGRHLARALVGHSADDLEGAHAVMDRLIFGNSSIKSAFDIALHDLAAQAADRPLWIHLGGQDRFDPITDYTVSLGEPERMATDAEAVAAEGFPVIKVKLGGAGDLDIRRIRAIRSRIPSIPLRIDANQGWDPDTAIRVLNALSDAGIEHCEEPIPRWQFMDLRRVKEASPIPIMADESCCDHHDAERLIALGACQRFNIKLGKSGGLFKARKIITLAAEAGLTVQVGGFLESRLAWSAAAALALSDPCVRYCDMDTPLMFTGDPVVGGIAYGPGGRIRLPEGPGLGATIDPVHLDETRAVVVG is encoded by the coding sequence ATGCGCATCCACCGCGTTGTCCTCCACCCCCTCACCATCCCCCTGAAGGCGCCCTTCGTCACCTCCCTGGGCGCCCTCCACGAGGTGACCAACGTGGTGGTGCAGGTCCACACCGCCGACGGCCGGGTGGGGTGGGGGGAGTGCAGCCCGTTCTGGACCATCAACGGCGAGACCCAGGAGACGGGCCTGGCCGTGGGCCGCCATCTGGCCCGTGCCCTGGTGGGCCACTCCGCCGACGACCTTGAAGGAGCACATGCGGTGATGGACCGCCTGATCTTCGGCAACAGCAGCATCAAGAGCGCCTTCGACATCGCCTTGCACGACCTGGCCGCACAAGCCGCTGATCGTCCGCTGTGGATCCACCTCGGTGGGCAGGATCGCTTCGATCCCATCACCGACTACACCGTGAGCCTGGGTGAGCCCGAGCGGATGGCCACCGATGCGGAGGCCGTCGCCGCCGAAGGCTTCCCGGTGATCAAGGTGAAGCTGGGCGGCGCAGGTGATCTGGACATCAGGCGGATCCGGGCCATCCGATCAAGGATCCCTTCGATCCCTCTGCGCATCGATGCCAACCAGGGCTGGGACCCCGACACGGCCATCCGGGTGCTGAACGCCCTGTCCGACGCGGGCATTGAACATTGCGAGGAACCCATCCCACGCTGGCAGTTCATGGACCTGCGCCGGGTGAAGGAGGCTTCGCCCATCCCCATCATGGCCGACGAGAGCTGCTGCGACCACCACGACGCCGAGCGGCTCATCGCCCTGGGCGCCTGCCAGCGCTTCAACATCAAGCTGGGCAAGAGCGGCGGCCTGTTCAAGGCCCGCAAGATCATCACCCTGGCCGCCGAGGCGGGCCTGACCGTGCAGGTGGGCGGCTTCCTCGAGAGCCGGCTGGCGTGGAGCGCCGCGGCCGCCCTGGCGCTGAGCGACCCCTGCGTGCGCTACTGCGACATGGACACCCCACTGATGTTCACCGGCGACCCCGTGGTGGGGGGGATCGCGTACGGTCCGGGGGGGCGCATCCGCCTGCCGGAAGGACCCGGGCTCGGGGCCACCATCGACCCCGTCCACCTCGATGAGACCCGGGCGGTGGTGGTGGGTTGA
- a CDS encoding multidrug transporter, whose amino-acid sequence MHAGRRFTLREVLYWTRRDIVWFLLLAIVPTVLYEVVGWKWLTLPWVPIALIGTAVAFLTGFRNNACYDRLWEARQIYGAIVNSSRSWGIMVRDFITARHASAPLADGELQRIHTRLIHRHIAWMHALRFQLRQPRVWEHLIKVYNREYRRWYTIDEVDSKLEDALRGLIAQEEQVRVLALSNRATQLIAESSRDLRELLDRGLIEDFRHMELERMLVDLYTQQGKCERIKNFPYPKQYGTLNLMFTRLFINLVPFGMLNEFAKMGDGFVWLTIPFSALVAWVFNMMERIGEASENPFEGGANDVPITAITRAIEIDLREMLGEKDIPKPLQPVNNILM is encoded by the coding sequence ATGCATGCCGGACGTCGGTTCACCCTGCGGGAGGTCCTGTACTGGACGCGCCGCGACATCGTGTGGTTCCTCCTGCTGGCCATCGTGCCCACGGTGCTGTACGAAGTGGTCGGCTGGAAGTGGCTGACCCTGCCGTGGGTGCCCATCGCGCTCATCGGCACGGCCGTGGCCTTCCTCACCGGCTTCCGCAACAACGCGTGCTACGACCGCTTGTGGGAGGCCCGCCAGATCTACGGCGCCATCGTGAACAGCAGCCGGAGCTGGGGCATCATGGTGCGGGACTTCATCACCGCCCGGCACGCCTCCGCACCGCTGGCCGACGGTGAACTGCAGCGGATCCATACGCGGCTCATCCACCGCCACATCGCCTGGATGCATGCGCTGCGCTTCCAGTTGCGCCAGCCGCGGGTGTGGGAGCACCTCATCAAGGTGTACAACAGGGAGTACCGCAGGTGGTACACGATCGACGAGGTGGACTCCAAGCTGGAGGATGCGCTGCGGGGGCTGATCGCGCAGGAGGAGCAGGTGCGCGTGCTCGCCTTGAGCAACCGGGCCACCCAGCTGATCGCCGAGAGCTCGCGCGACCTGCGCGAGCTGCTGGACCGGGGGCTGATCGAGGACTTCCGCCACATGGAGCTGGAGCGGATGCTGGTGGACCTGTACACCCAGCAGGGCAAGTGCGAGCGGATCAAGAACTTCCCCTATCCCAAACAGTACGGCACCTTGAACCTGATGTTCACACGGCTGTTCATCAACCTGGTGCCCTTCGGGATGTTGAACGAGTTCGCCAAGATGGGCGATGGGTTCGTCTGGCTCACCATCCCCTTCAGCGCCTTGGTGGCCTGGGTGTTCAACATGATGGAACGGATCGGCGAGGCCAGCGAGAACCCTTTCGAGGGCGGGGCGAACGATGTGCCCATCACGGCCATCACACGGGCGATCGAGATCGACCTGCGGGAGATGCTCGGCGAGAAGGACATCCCCAAGCCGCTGCAGCCGGTGAACAACATCCTGATGTGA
- a CDS encoding 30S ribosomal protein S6 — MTNRYETVFILTPVLSEDQTKEAVKKFKDLIKKGRGKVHHEESWGMRKLAYPIQKKSTGFYHLFEFESDAPFVDKLETEYRRDERVLRFMTVKMDKHHQAFADRRRNKQSATSGEAPADRPARRSRKEENADQPNS; from the coding sequence ATGACCAACCGGTACGAGACCGTCTTCATCCTAACTCCCGTTTTGTCTGAGGACCAGACAAAGGAGGCGGTCAAGAAATTCAAAGACCTGATCAAGAAAGGCCGTGGCAAGGTCCACCACGAAGAGAGCTGGGGGATGCGCAAGCTCGCGTATCCCATCCAGAAGAAGTCCACGGGCTTCTACCACCTGTTCGAGTTCGAGAGCGATGCCCCGTTCGTGGACAAGCTCGAGACCGAGTACCGCCGCGATGAGCGGGTGCTGCGCTTCATGACCGTGAAGATGGACAAGCACCACCAGGCTTTCGCCGACCGCCGCCGCAACAAGCAGAGCGCCACCAGCGGGGAAGCCCCCGCCGATCGCCCCGCTCGCCGCAGCCGCAAGGAGGAGAACGCAGACCAACCGAACAGCTAA
- a CDS encoding PIN domain-containing protein has product MIAVDTNLLVFAHRRDSAFHGSARVLVGQLAEDRAAWAIPWPCLHEFHAIVTHPRIYAPPSTPEQSIAQIEAWLASPTLHLLSENEMHWPELRGLLGKAKVQGPLVHDARIAALCLSHGVRELWSTDRDFSRFPRLRVRNPLVASWIIGS; this is encoded by the coding sequence ATGATCGCCGTGGACACCAATCTTCTGGTTTTCGCCCACCGGCGCGATTCGGCCTTCCATGGATCCGCCAGGGTCCTGGTCGGCCAACTCGCGGAGGACAGGGCCGCCTGGGCCATTCCCTGGCCCTGCCTGCATGAGTTCCACGCCATCGTGACGCATCCGCGCATCTACGCACCGCCCAGCACGCCGGAACAGTCCATCGCACAGATCGAGGCCTGGCTCGCCTCTCCGACACTGCACCTGCTCTCGGAGAACGAGATGCACTGGCCTGAGCTGCGAGGGCTGTTGGGCAAGGCGAAGGTGCAAGGCCCGTTGGTGCATGACGCCCGCATCGCCGCGCTCTGCCTGAGCCATGGCGTCCGTGAGCTCTGGTCGACCGACCGCGACTTCAGCCGGTTCCCGCGCCTGCGCGTGCGCAATCCGCTGGTCGCATCCTGGATCATCGGGTCATGA
- a CDS encoding isocitrate dehydrogenase (NADP(+)) yields the protein MSKIKVANPVVELDGDEMTRIIWKWIKDQLILPYVDVPIEYYDLGIEHRDKTDDKVTVESAKAILKHNVGIKCATITPDEARVQEFGLKQMWKSPNGTIRNILNGTVFREPIVISNIPRLVPGWTQPIVIGRHAFGDQYRATDAVITGKGTLTMTFTPEDGGSPTTWQVYQFDGNGVALSMYNTDESIEGFAMSCFNLALAKKWPLYLSTKNTILKKYDGRFKDIFEEVYQKHFKADFAKAGIVYEHRLIDDMVASAMKWSGGFVWACKNYDGDVQSDTVAQGFGSLGLMTSVLITPDGKTMEAEAAHGTVTRHYRMHQQGKPTSTNPIASIFAWTRGLAFRGKLDGNQALIDFCTKLENVCIRTVESGKMTKDLAVCIHGEKVGAEHYLTTEAFMAALREELERGMA from the coding sequence ATGTCCAAGATCAAGGTCGCGAACCCCGTAGTCGAGCTCGATGGCGATGAGATGACCCGCATCATCTGGAAGTGGATCAAGGACCAGCTGATCCTCCCCTATGTGGACGTGCCCATCGAGTACTATGATCTCGGCATCGAGCACCGCGACAAGACCGACGACAAGGTGACGGTGGAGAGCGCGAAGGCCATCCTGAAGCACAATGTGGGCATCAAGTGCGCCACCATCACGCCCGATGAGGCCCGCGTGCAAGAGTTCGGGCTGAAGCAGATGTGGAAGAGCCCCAACGGCACCATCCGCAACATCCTCAACGGAACGGTGTTCCGCGAACCGATCGTGATCAGCAACATCCCGCGCCTGGTGCCGGGGTGGACGCAGCCCATCGTGATCGGCCGCCACGCCTTCGGCGACCAGTACCGCGCCACCGATGCGGTGATCACCGGCAAGGGCACCCTCACCATGACGTTCACCCCGGAGGACGGCGGAAGCCCCACCACCTGGCAGGTGTACCAGTTCGACGGCAACGGCGTGGCGCTGAGCATGTACAACACCGACGAGAGCATCGAGGGCTTCGCCATGAGCTGCTTCAATCTGGCACTGGCGAAGAAGTGGCCGCTCTACCTCAGCACCAAGAACACCATCCTGAAGAAGTATGACGGGCGCTTCAAGGACATCTTCGAAGAGGTCTACCAGAAGCACTTCAAGGCCGATTTCGCCAAGGCCGGCATCGTGTACGAGCACCGCCTGATCGACGACATGGTGGCCAGCGCCATGAAGTGGAGCGGCGGCTTCGTGTGGGCCTGCAAGAACTACGACGGCGACGTGCAGAGCGACACCGTGGCCCAGGGCTTCGGCTCGCTGGGATTGATGACCAGCGTGCTCATCACCCCCGATGGAAAGACCATGGAGGCCGAGGCCGCCCACGGCACGGTGACCCGCCACTACCGCATGCACCAGCAGGGTAAGCCGACGAGCACCAACCCCATCGCCAGCATCTTCGCCTGGACGCGGGGCCTCGCCTTCCGGGGCAAGCTCGACGGCAACCAGGCGCTCATCGACTTCTGCACGAAGCTGGAGAACGTGTGCATCCGCACCGTGGAGAGCGGGAAGATGACCAAGGACCTCGCGGTGTGCATCCACGGGGAGAAGGTGGGCGCCGAGCACTACCTGACCACGGAAGCCTTCATGGCCGCCCTGCGCGAGGAGTTGGAGCGCGGCATGGCCTGA
- the dnaX gene encoding DNA polymerase III subunit gamma/tau codes for MSERFVVSARKYRPATFDTVVGQEAVTGTLMNAIRSGHLAQAFLFCGPRGVGKTTCARILARTINCEHLNADLTTCGTCAPCRTFEEGHSLNIYELDAASNNSVDDIRNLILQVQIAPQVGSRKVYIIDEVHMLSSAAFNAFLKTLEEPPSYAIFILATTEKHKILPTILSRCQVFDFRRITVTDIVRHLAGIAEREGIEAEPQALHVIAQKADGGLRDALSIFDQLVSFAGRSLTYQDVVKNLNVLDHEHYFRVTDALVAGDVPGVLLEFDTILRNGFDGHLFVAGLGRHLRDLLVCQDPRSAGLLEVSEELAARYVEQAARVDRRLLLAGLERVGQCDLNYKASKDPRLLVELLLIQLCRSAANGEAPATVPAGAEKKKPEPGGLSAAPAIAAEPGPASVTDGPAAPAQPTAAAAPVPSAPPPPARRLARGVSLREMATPAGQRPGSAPGAEAPTGPVSKGPPKQVAQGLLQKAWQDFAMARKREGRNSLHATLMAREPVSAGPDLVTFVILNEVQDRYFREVGQELMAFLRTELDAPGLELKVVKEEVTDLRPRYTPMDRFRILAEKNPALLKLKDELDLDLG; via the coding sequence ATGTCCGAACGCTTCGTCGTCAGCGCCCGCAAGTACCGCCCGGCCACCTTCGATACGGTGGTGGGCCAGGAGGCCGTGACCGGCACCCTGATGAACGCCATCCGGTCCGGGCACCTGGCGCAGGCCTTCCTGTTCTGCGGTCCCCGGGGGGTGGGCAAGACCACCTGCGCCCGGATCCTGGCGCGCACCATCAACTGCGAGCACCTCAACGCCGACCTCACCACCTGCGGCACCTGCGCCCCCTGCCGCACCTTCGAGGAGGGGCACAGCCTCAACATCTACGAGCTCGACGCGGCCAGCAACAACAGCGTCGACGACATCCGCAACCTCATCCTGCAGGTGCAGATCGCCCCGCAGGTCGGCAGCCGCAAGGTGTACATCATCGACGAGGTGCACATGCTGAGCTCGGCGGCCTTCAACGCCTTCCTGAAGACCCTGGAGGAGCCGCCCAGCTACGCCATCTTCATCCTGGCCACCACCGAGAAGCACAAGATCCTGCCCACCATCCTGAGCCGCTGCCAGGTGTTCGACTTCCGGCGGATCACGGTGACGGACATCGTGCGCCACCTGGCCGGCATCGCCGAGCGGGAGGGCATCGAGGCCGAGCCGCAGGCCCTGCACGTGATCGCCCAGAAGGCCGATGGCGGCCTCCGCGACGCGCTCAGCATCTTCGACCAGCTGGTGAGCTTCGCCGGGCGGAGCCTCACCTACCAGGACGTGGTGAAGAACCTGAACGTGCTGGACCACGAGCACTACTTCCGGGTGACGGACGCACTGGTGGCCGGCGACGTGCCCGGGGTGCTGCTGGAGTTCGACACCATCCTGCGCAACGGCTTCGACGGCCACCTCTTCGTGGCCGGGCTGGGCCGCCACCTGCGCGACCTGCTGGTGTGCCAGGACCCGCGGTCGGCCGGTCTGCTGGAGGTGAGCGAGGAGCTGGCCGCCCGCTACGTGGAGCAGGCCGCCCGGGTGGACCGGCGCCTGCTGCTGGCCGGGCTGGAGCGTGTGGGCCAATGCGACCTGAACTACAAGGCCAGCAAGGACCCTCGCCTGCTGGTGGAGCTGCTGCTGATCCAGCTGTGCCGAAGCGCGGCGAACGGGGAAGCCCCAGCGACCGTGCCGGCAGGCGCGGAAAAAAAAAAGCCTGAGCCCGGTGGCCTGAGCGCCGCCCCGGCCATCGCCGCGGAACCCGGCCCGGCCTCCGTGACGGACGGACCGGCGGCCCCGGCCCAGCCCACGGCCGCTGCGGCCCCGGTCCCGAGCGCCCCGCCGCCCCCGGCCCGCCGCCTGGCGCGCGGGGTGTCGCTGCGCGAGATGGCCACGCCGGCAGGCCAGCGCCCCGGTTCGGCACCCGGCGCCGAAGCGCCCACCGGTCCGGTGAGCAAGGGCCCGCCCAAGCAGGTGGCCCAGGGGCTGCTGCAAAAGGCCTGGCAGGATTTCGCCATGGCCCGCAAACGCGAAGGGCGCAACAGCCTGCACGCCACCCTGATGGCCCGAGAGCCTGTGTCCGCCGGCCCCGACCTGGTCACCTTCGTCATCCTCAACGAGGTGCAGGACCGCTACTTCCGCGAGGTGGGCCAGGAGCTGATGGCCTTCCTGCGCACCGAGTTGGACGCGCCCGGCCTGGAACTGAAGGTGGTGAAGGAGGAGGTGACCGACCTGCGGCCGCGCTACACGCCGATGGACCGCTTCCGCATCCTGGCCGAGAAGAACCCGGCCCTGCTGAAGCTGAAGGACGAGCTGGACCTGGACCTGGGCTGA
- a CDS encoding 30S ribosomal protein S18, producing the protein MAQNNAPGGEIRYLTPIAIETKKEKYCRFKKLGITYIDYKDADFLLRFVNEQGKILPRRLTGTSLKYQRKVGQAVKRARHLALMPYVGDMLK; encoded by the coding sequence ATGGCCCAGAACAATGCTCCCGGGGGGGAGATCCGCTACCTCACCCCGATCGCGATCGAGACCAAGAAGGAGAAGTACTGCCGCTTCAAGAAGCTCGGCATCACGTACATCGACTACAAGGACGCCGATTTCCTGCTGCGCTTCGTGAACGAGCAGGGCAAGATCCTGCCCCGCCGCCTCACCGGCACCAGCCTCAAGTACCAGCGCAAGGTCGGCCAGGCCGTCAAGCGGGCCCGCCACCTGGCCCTCATGCCCTACGTGGGCGACATGCTCAAGTGA
- a CDS encoding DUF2191 domain-containing protein, whose translation MQAPMKTTIELPEALFEKAKRQARARKTTLKALIEQGLRMVLAEKHGGPAFTLRDASVGGTGLNPDFKDASWEMVRDTIYRGEGA comes from the coding sequence ATACAGGCACCCATGAAGACCACCATCGAACTGCCGGAGGCGTTGTTCGAGAAGGCCAAGCGCCAGGCACGCGCACGGAAGACCACGTTGAAGGCGCTGATCGAGCAAGGGCTGCGCATGGTGCTGGCCGAGAAGCACGGCGGCCCCGCCTTCACGCTGAGGGATGCCAGCGTAGGCGGCACCGGTCTCAACCCTGACTTCAAGGATGCGTCCTGGGAGATGGTCCGTGATACGATCTACAGAGGCGAAGGGGCATGA
- a CDS encoding 50S ribosomal protein L9 has protein sequence MEVILKTDVDNLGYANDVVKVRDGYARNFLIPRGLATVATDSARKQLNETLKQRAHKEAQVRSAAEKIAEGLANKTLKVAAKVGEKGKIFGSVNTIMLADAIKALGFEVDRKNIKIKGDTIKSIGTYEAEVSFHRDVVRSIPFEVVGE, from the coding sequence ATGGAGGTCATTCTGAAAACGGACGTGGACAACTTGGGCTACGCCAACGATGTGGTGAAGGTGCGCGACGGCTACGCCCGCAACTTCCTGATCCCCCGCGGCCTGGCGACGGTCGCCACCGACAGCGCCCGCAAGCAGCTCAACGAAACGCTCAAGCAGCGCGCCCACAAGGAGGCCCAGGTCCGCTCGGCGGCCGAGAAGATCGCCGAAGGCCTGGCCAACAAGACCCTGAAGGTCGCGGCCAAGGTGGGCGAGAAGGGCAAGATCTTCGGCAGCGTCAACACCATCATGCTGGCCGATGCCATCAAGGCCCTCGGCTTCGAGGTGGACCGCAAGAACATCAAGATCAAGGGCGACACGATCAAGTCCATCGGCACCTACGAGGCCGAGGTCAGCTTCCATCGCGACGTGGTGCGCAGCATCCCGTTCGAGGTGGTGGGCGAGTGA